From the Hippocampus zosterae strain Florida chromosome 13, ASM2543408v3, whole genome shotgun sequence genome, the window GGGACTGAACAGGCTTCACAACTCCCGTTACCTTCTGACAATGAACTGGCTTCACAAGTTGTACAGTCCCTACAAGAGGAGGGACCACAGACTGCACAGGTAAGCTCTACTGCAAGTAATCCTGAATGCTTTTTCTAAACTACTTAATGATTTTACACAACTGTTAAGTAATATAATAATACCCATTTCCCACTGAAACAAGTGGATGGTAGTGATCCGTGGCgacacgcaaccaattggcataCTGTATTGTCCGTTTCCCATTGACCAACAGAAGGCTATTctgcgaacaaccatccgcgctcacactcacacctggggacaatttagagtgtaccatcaacctgccaagtatgtttttggaatgtgggaggaaaccgcagtacccgagaaaacccacacaggcccggggaaaacatgcaaactccacacaggcagccgggatcgaacccacgacctctgcactgaggttgaagcgctaaccactggaccaccgggcggACCACAAACCAAAATACTATATATAATTTCAAAAATACCTTCCATGAAATCATTTGACACAGCTCACTTTAATGTTAGTCTTGAACTGCAATTTTCCCTTGAGTGCTTTCCGTAGTTTGTTGGTCCTTGCCAGGCATTTATAGGACCCGGCAACATTTCAATCACCTCTcttagctcatccgcccctacacacctgcccggcgcctgagGTCTGCGgaacagacattattagaagtacctagaacaaaacggaggctcagagggaatcgagccttttccgttgctggtccctctctctggaatgacctcccactgacctCCCCCTTGGTGCTCATCTTTAAAGCCCACCTCAAAACTCAgttgtattctttgccatttgactcagatttgatcttagttttactgtttggcgctatctaccatctttgttactgatgtattgctttactgttgtatatgttagttgctccatgtacagcactttgcatgcagcaGCGATTGCTGTTTGAAACTGCTCGAGAAAAACAGTTGGGTTGAGTTCATATTTCACCTCTGCTacctttttcatgtttttttaaatgttttattcttaCAGGACAGTGGAACACATCGTTTACCGCAAGACTTGTTCTCAATTTCAAGCAGTCCGCTATCCCCTTCAACCTCACCGAACAATCTAGGAGATCCAAGGACACCATGGCGTGCAGCCATTTGTAGGATCAAGGTTGTTGATGATCTTTTGTCTGTGTTTATGGACTGCAGCATAATGGAATTCAATTTAAAGATTAAGTTTGTAAATGAAAACGCTATTGACGATGCTGGTGTGTCAAGGGAGGCTTACAGTGCATTCTGGGAACAATTTCTTGAACAGTGTGAAGGGGAAACAGAGCGGGTTCCAAGGCTCAGGCCAGATTTCTGTGAGGCTGAATGGCAAGCGGTTGGGCGGATCTGGGTGAAAGGATTATTAGACCATGGTGTCATGCCAGTGAGGCTATCAAAGGCTTTCGTGTTAGCTTGCATCCATGGCATTGACTCAGTTGATCGAGACATCCTAATTTCATCATTCCTTAACTACCTTCCTCCCATTGAGAGGTCAGCAGTTGAGAAGGGCCTCCAGGGCACAATGGAGGAAAGTGATGAAGAGGACTTGCTTGACATATTTACAAGGATGGGTTCCCACTGCCTCCCGCCAAAGAATATCTTACAGCCTTCCATTGAAACAATGGCTCATAAAGCCCTTCTACAAGAGCCCAAATATATTCTTGATTGTTTCGCCACAATATTGCATCTTGTGCATTACAAATTACCGGACAAGGAAAGTGTGTTGTCCTTGTATGATTCAAAGAAGGCCACAGGCAAAAGAGTGTTGCAACTGCTTGAAACAACCAAGACGGTGTTGTCTCAGGGGGAGCAAGCAACCTTTAACTATCTTCAACGTTATGTGAAAAATGCTGATCAAACCAAAGCTGAAAAAATCCTGCGTTTCTGGACTGGTTCCTCTGTCATCTGTGTTGACAAAATTCTCGTATGCTTCAATGGTGAAAGTGGACTCAACAGAAGGCCTGTTGCCCATACCTGTGGAGCCACACTTGAAGTACGATGTACATACAGCTCTTACCCTGAATTCCGCACAGAGTTTGACAATATTTTGTCCAGTAACCACTTAGAAATGGACATCCTCTAAACCTGACAACTCTCCTGATCAGGCCTATATATTTATGTGCATGCGagtgtgtatgtatacacacacacacacattttatatatatgtatctatagatatatctatagatatctatagatacatatatataatctataaatgtgtgtgtatacataaatgtatatagatatatctagtgtatatatgtctatatatatatatatatatatatatatatatataaaaaatctatatatagatatatggtGTGACTTGAAGCATTTTATTGGCTCTGTGGTTCATTTGCACttttgagatgtaaaacattccattttctgcaccacttattcacatgatggtttcaggcaagatgggagttttcagttttacccaaaggtctgaagttgtacattccatttaaaatgttgagattaatgtttgtaagattttgtcaatgtgaataaaatttgttccaaatcattcttaacagtttttttaaacacaagaaaccacctgctgacgaaagtgaggagtgacaattacgcaGTCATCATTTGCATGCAGGTGAAGAttcaaaaaaactttgcgagatctcgcaaagtaatgcgagatctcgcaaagttttttttttccttccatgtccccttaggggctccgtagatctcgcaaagtaatgcgagatctcgcaatgaaagattgcgagatctcgcaaagtaatgcgagatctcgcaaagaaggattgcgagatctcgcaatactttatttatttatttttaatggtcgttgacttgcttccgggtcatcgtacgtgcttccgggtcatcgtacgtgtaaacgcagacaacagttatggagcgtgttcaaccgttcgtgagtttaatagaattttactttgaaatcggcttgaaatacaaagacattaaatctgttcttgatgttaagtacggtttccaaataagtgaaagacatttgaagcgagtgctgaaccaaagaggactatttcgtcggaaaacgttcaatgacttggcagtcctggttgacttcattcgcaaccaattgcagcattccggacaactacacggttacaggtggatgtacagtaagtgcagagaatatggacttcttgtcaggaaagaggacgttcgtctggtcctgaaagagttggatccgagaggagtgtcgttaaggcaagcaagacgtttgagacggcgaaactacttctccaaagggcccaattttatatggcacatggactcctatgacaaactgaaaccatttggaatttgtatcaatggggctattgatggtttttcaaggaaaataatgtggctcaatgcctacataactagtagtgacccgaagttgattgggggttactacatcgacgttgtgcaccgtttggggggttgtcctcgaatcgttcgagctgatcttgggactgaaaatggtcacgtcaaaggctttcagcgtttcctcgtgccaataccgccaggcagcactcttgacagttacttggatggagccagcaccgccaatcaaagaattgaatattggtggcggtttcttcgcagccagtgcatggagttctggttatccctcttcacagacctcagagacaatggcttctttgatggtggatttctggacaaaaacatcctacaattttgttgcatgggacttattcaggtgagttcatacattctgatagactcgttaattaaatgtgtatttttgtatgtgagagtgagttgatgggaaagtggacaggaacacccaagaggataatggtgtgtggtgaaggtgaagTAAAAGTTGGGCAGATGTGGTAcacatgagaggggaggagtgagacaaaaaagcagcttcacgctaaaagttcttgctcataaaagccgatatgactgtgcaactcttatttaatctggctgtatattattttcaacaggatgagttggatgacacggccttagtttggaacagccatctcatcaggccctcaaagaacatgaatgtccccagtggtcggcccaacgtgatgtatacgttacctgaactttatggtacaacggacttcctctccccggttgacaatgaacaagttcaactgtgcaaaagccagtgtgtgtttcgtttgaccatgccttgtgatccagatgtatttgcattgtgtgcttttttaatggcccagtccgatctaatgccaccaaaagatccatttcaggctgtgaacttgtatttacacctcagagaggccctcaccgctactctttaagataagaaaacctttattagactcgcaatggagaaattcctaattcacagcagcaaatttatgaaaggaagaatataaaatatacaaaatataggagctgctggaaaggcggccactctcacggctgctggaaaggcagccactctcactgcgccattttgaagtcaaaataacacaacacataggacagacagccgtgcaatcttcaccaattttctgcatacactttataaattacagcaatctgtgtattgcttggtgtttggaccaaactatattacggctcctcaactggtgtgagaagtaacatttactgaagcctgaatttgaccattgtcatttcttttatcacttcaccttcaaaggataattgaaacacttttgatgacaaataatatatacccatcataattaaaagcattgttgatctgctgtttttctacctgtacagtataaggacaacatatattatctacaatataaaatgtttgtctgtcaaagcattatcggtgtaaataaacattctttcttggttcccgactttattcacaaatacttaaccaacgtgGATGCTGGGGAGTATTCCTACataattgtacatcatcccaattgaatCTTCACCTGCATGCAAATGATGACtgcgtaattgtcactcctcactttcgtcagcaggtggtttcttgtgtttaaaaaaactgttaagaatgatttggaacaaattttattcacattgacaaaatcttacaaacattaatctcaacattttaaatggaatgtacaacttcagacctttgggtaaaactgaaaactcccatcttgcctgaaaccatcatgtgaataagtggtgcagaaaatggaatgttttacatctcaaaaGTGCAAATGAACCACAGAGCCAATAAAATGCTTCAAGTCACaccatatatctatatatagattttttatatatatatatatatatatatatatatatagacatatatacactagatatatctatatacatttatgtatacacacacatttatagattatatatatgtatctatagatatctatagatatatctatagatacatatatataaaatgtgtgtgtgtgtgtatacatacacactCGCATGCACATAAATATATAGGCCTGATCAGGAGAGTTGTCAGGTTTAGAGGATGTCCATTTCTAAGTGGTTACTGGACAAAATATTGTCAAACTCTGTGCGGAATTCAGGGTAAGAGCTGTATGTACATCGTACTTCAAGTGTGGCTCCACAGGTATGGGCAACAGGCCTTCTGTTGAGTCCACTTTCACCATTGAAGCATACGAGAATTTTGTCAACACAGATGACAGAGGAACCAGTCCAGAAACGCAGGATTTTTTCAGCTTTGGTTTGATCAGCATTTTTCACATAACGTTGAAGATAGTTAAAGGTTGCTTGCTCCCCCTGAGACAACACCGTCTTGGTTGTTTCAAGCAGTTGCAACACTCTTTTGCCTGTGGCCTTCTTTGAATCATACAAGGACAACACACTTTCCTTGTCCGGTAATTTGTAATGCACAAGATGCAATATTGTGGCGAAACAATCAAGAATATATTTGGGCTCTTGTAGAAGGGCTTTATGAGCCATTGTTTCAATGGAAGGCTGTAAGATATTCTTTGGCGGGAGGCAGTGGGAACCCATCCTTGTAAATATGTCAAGCAAGTCCTCTTCATCACTTTCCTCCATTGTGCCCTGGAGGCCCTTCTCAACTGCTGACCTCTCAATGGGAGGAAGGTAGTTAAGGAATGATGAAATTAGGATGTCTCGATCAACTGAGTCAATGCCATGGATGCAAGCTAACACGAAAGCCTTTGATAGCCTCACTGGCATGACACCATGGTCTAATAATCCTTTCACCCAGATCCGCCCAACCGCTTGCCATTCAGCCTCACAGAAATCTGGCCTGAGCCTTGGAACCCGCTCTGTTTCCCCTTCACACTGTTCAAGAAATTGTTCCCAGAATGCACTGTAAGCCTCCCTTGACACACCAGCATCGTCAATAGCGTTTTCATTTACAAACTTAATCTTTAAATTGAATTCCATTATGCTGCAGTCCATAAACACAGACAAAAGATCATCAACAACCTTGATCCTACAAATGGCTGCACGCCATGGTGTCCTTGGATCTCCTAGATTGTTCGGTGAGGTTGAAGGGGATAGCGGACTGCTTGAAATTGAGAACAAGTCTTGCGGTAAACGATGTGTTCCACTGTCCTGtaagaataaaacatttaaaaaaacatgaaaaaggtAGCAGAGGTGAAATATGAACTCAACCCAACTGTTTTTCTCGAGCAGTTTCAAACAGCAATCGCtgctgcatgcaaagtgctgtacatggagcaactaacatatacaacagtaaagcaatacatcagtaacaaagatggtagatagcgccaaacagtaaaactaagatcaaatctgagtcaaatggcaaagaatacaacTGAGTTTTGAGGTGGGCTTTAAAGATGAGCACCAAGGGGGaggtcagtgggaggtcattccagagagagggaccagcaacggaaaaggctcgattccctctgagcctccgttttgttctaggtacttctaataatgtctgttcCGCAGACctcaggcgccgggcaggtgtgtaggggcggatgagctaagAGAGGTGATTGAAATGTTGCCGGGTCCTATAAATGCCTGGCAAGGACCAACAAACTACGGAAAGCACTCAAGGGAAAATTGCAGTTCAAGACTAACATTAAAGTGAGCTGTGTCAAATGATTTCATGGAAGGTATTTTTGAAATTATATATAGTATTTTGGTTTGTGGTccgcccggtggtccagtggttagcgcttcaacctcagtgcagaggtcgtgggttcgatcccggctgcctgtgtggagtttgcatgttttccccgggcctgtgtgggttttctcgggtactgcggtttcctcccacattccaaaaacatacttggcaggttgatggtacactctaaattgtccccaggtgtgagtgtgagcgcggatggttgttcgcagAATAGCCTTCTGTTGGTCAATGGGAAACGGACAATACAGtatgccaattggttgcgtgtcGCCACGGATCACTACCATCCACTTGTTTCAGTGGGAAATGGGTATTATTATATTACTTAACAGTTGTGTAAAATCATTAAGTAGTTTAGAAAAAGCATTCAGGATTACTTGCAGTAGAGCTTACCTGTGCAGTCTGTGGTCCCTCCTCTTGTAGGGACTGTACAACTTGTGAAGCCAGTTCATTGTCAGAAGGTAACGGGAGTTGTGAAGCCTGTTCAGTCCCTCCATACATCTCAGTACTCTGAAGAATGAATTTAACAATGTGTTAAATGACAAATGTATGATTTTATGACCCATAAAATGTCTTAGCCTGTTTGAAGACTGTTATTTACAGTACACTGCAAGTCTTTCCAAATGGACATTTTACATCTCTTTATCATCCTGTCTCCCACCTCCCcacagaacaaacaaaaaatcatttggaaGTTATAGTAATTCCATACTGATTTTAAGAAATGTCAAAACAGAAACAATATATTTCAGAAACAGAGAAGTACAACTATGTACTGTCATTAATTAGCTGAGTATTTCACACTCAAATACCTTGTATGTATTTTAACACCCGCGTTAGTATTTCTACCTTACCCCAATGGTTACTGCCGCCTCATCCTGATCTATTATAACAAGGCTGTCATCTGGATCCCATACAACTGTATCTGCTTCTTCAAATGTGTCATAACAGATGGACTCCATCTCTGTTTGTGAGGAGGCATTGGGAACTGCTCTGTTTAGGTCAATAATGTCAAAGCAAGCGTCAGAGAAATCTTTGGAATTTGGCAGATTAATCCAAACGGCATCCTGTTCATTTGTGTTGATGTCCTACCCCTCGCCAATGTCTGTTTCATTATTTGTTGTTGGCGTTGAATGAGACGGTTGGGGTTTTCCTGCCCCTTCTGCTGTTCCAGTCTCCGtaattcctttttgttttttgaatctTGCTTGCAAATGCAGACtctgaaacaaatacaacaaagacatgTTGTGCAAACTATACAGATTAGGATTAAACTTCAGAACCAGTTTAAGATTGTTGTTAATTTTCCCTCAGATGCATTTTTAAGCAAACActtcacgactgtccgtgttttatgttatgtgttgtgtttattattttactttatgttaactgttttgttgagcgctttgttacagctgctactgttgtgaaagcgctatataaatcaggatgtattttattgtattgtgaaCATGTTCATTGCTGGGacacaatgtttttaaatttttgaaaTAGCAAaatgacttcacttctgttttacttCAATCCAACATGACAAAAATTGCACCAAATGGCACAAACCTGTTTTCcgatgtcactgtcagacgagtgTCCATCATTTGCATCAAGATGAGATCCATCTTCAAGACTCTGTGAACTTTCTCCCACCACGTTGGGAACAGATAAAGGAGCTTCACTGCATTCACCCGGTTGACATGTTggaggattttgttttgtggaaaTGTAAAATCTAAGAAGCTTCAATTTGGTCTTTTCGTAGAGTCTGCCAACCGTTTCATCGAGAGCAATCGGATTTCTTTTAAAATCGCAGACCTCAAAAGTAAAGTCACCAACTGGTCCTTTTTTTGAGCTTCCATCTGGGAAAAATAGCTCTTTTCCCAACTCCAAAATCTGAGCCACAGTAGCTGTTTTTCTCATGTTGGCATGCCTTGTTCCTCCACCATTGCTTGTCCTCACTTGATAGAATTCATTTCTATCAAAATGGAGCCACCCAATTTCAATCTTCCTGTTAGGCTTTTCagcagaaacatttttaaatcttgccattttttgttgacaaaagcaaaggacagctattcgatcaccataggaagtgatatatttgaccatttgctcttcagtcatcagagaaattacctccatgtcaacctgcaaagataaattgtgagaatgaatacttgaaattttgacttgattaataataacttttaacaaatgtaacatgagtgatggtacagagcagtcatcattatttgtattcaatattacataatataataataataatacatcaggaagcagcagcacatttactaactgtgatgtctttttagaattgtgttacataaagtcattattgtaagaactaagaacatcaacagtacaggtagagtatatagaaatgctagcttcactttccctgaaatgctagcttcactttccccgccaagttagtttctcactgtatttggaggcctgcatgacaaattactactacgatgactactactaggattaataataataatagaatttatgtaatgcttttcttacttctcaaaagaatcaaacggtttgcactacagtagtgtatttacaaaacagaaaattaacagtagagaaagtggagtgtcggagccagtgtccattttgctattgctacgcttattatgttagtgtatgggtgtatgcccaccttgtcgcttttcatgcgcgtaatgtccacctgagcgacatttcttgatcgcaagaagttttccaagtcctcctccattattctctccccctccgatgtcgtgtgtagtcgctcaaattagccgcgcacgacagtcaacattcgccaagctgacccggaagtagatcaacgcgcaggaaaagaacacactccataactgttgtctgcgtttacacgtacgatgacccgaaagcacgtacgatgacccggaagcacgtacgatgacccggaagcaggtcaacgaccattaaaaataaataaataaagtattgcgagatctcgcaatccttctttgcgagatctcgcattactttgcgagatctcgcaatctttcattgcgagatctcgcattactttgcgagatctcgcattactttgcgagatctcgcaaagttttttttttccttccatgtccccttaggggctccgtacacTCCTGATGCATTTGCGGCAATTTCAACAATTTTGTGCTTGAACTGACCAACCCCCTCCATTTATCTGAAGGGTCTTCCTTTTGCTGCTGACTGTTTTCTCAGCCTTCTCCGCCATTGTTCTTTGCacgtaatgttttttttgtttttttaaagaaagaaaattgtgCCATTTTCCACCTTTTGATAGCATATAGGTGGGATGAGACTGACCAGTGCAGCCATAATGCAGTCACAACAGCTACCGTACACACATCTCCAATTTACATCCACACATCAAAGAGGCCTAggtcagatttgaaaaaaaaaatctataatgtacacaaaaaaaatgtgatacatATCTTTGTCACGTTGGTGGTggcggaccccaaaaagcaggcaggaggcagGAGCCGGGTGAACTTGACGAGTTGTATTAAAATACTCAGGAAACGAAATCCAGAACACCTAAAgtctggaaaacaaaacgaatccaaagtagcaaacaaaacctaagactgaaaacaaaacatgacacgtgCACACAGCAACACACAACAATGACACCACACTGAGTTATCGTGcggggagtccttttatacagacaactaatgacacaatgaccaacaggtgtgcagttgcagGCGGAGccctgcagtgccacctgttggtcacaaacagaaccatgacaatcACAAGATTGACCTGCAGTACGAACATAGCCTACTTGAGTGCCAATTTGTAAACGTTTGTAGTCGTcactatttttgtttcatttaaattcaagtgGGCAGCTGCTGCCAAATATATCACCTTAGCAAGATGGGATTGCGACAGTCTCATAAGTCAAGCACACTGTCGAGGAAACAAAAAGTACTCACCATTGTCTTGAATTGTGAATGAAAGACAAACGATGAGCATTTCATAACAAGGACTTGGGAGTTACATTCTCAAGAGACCTGCATCAACAGTAACATTGATGAGCGGCATCTTGCAGACACGTGCCTTTATTATTCTTAAGAAAATCTGACACCACTTTGATCTTAaatcttattcattcattcattcattcatcttcctaaccgcttgatcctcactagggtcgcgaggggtgctggagcctatcccagcagtctccgggcagtaggcgggggacaccctgaatcggttgccagccaatcgcagggcacacagagacgaacaaccatccacgctcacactcacacctagggacaatttagagtgttcaatcagcctgccatgcatatttttggaatgtgggaggaaaccggagcacccggagaaaacccacgcaggcccggggagaacatgcaaactccacacagggaggccggagctggaattgaacccggtacctctgcactgtgaagccgacgtgctaaccactggactaccgggccgccccatcttaaatcttattttaaatattattttcgtTGTCTTGATTATATTTGTCTCAAAGCCTTTTAGGCAGCGGGAGTGTGCTGTTCAGGCATGCTCAAAAATTAAACCGATTTTAGGAAACCCTCGAAGAAAAGCAGTCAAAATTGAATTCCGGTGCCAATTCAGTCACATTACCAGAAATCTAGTGGGTGCACAACCTCAGGCACTATAGTAGCTTGCATTCTCtacgaaaacagttttaaaataggccattcattgaatgtgcgccttatactccgaagcgccttataatgtggaaaGTATGTGGTGCAGATCCAAATTTGGATCGTTCAGACTGGCGGACAACGTCATCGATTGTGTAACTACAGCTTTGTATCCGTCATTTAGGTCAACCTCAAAGACTTCTGGGAGAGCGGTGAGTGGGAGATCATTGACGCTCCAGGCTACAAGCATGACATCAAGTACAACTGCTGCGAGGAAATCTACCCAGACATCACTTACTCCTTC encodes:
- the LOC127612606 gene encoding uncharacterized protein LOC127612606 produces the protein MESICYDTFEEADTVVWDPDDSLVIIDQDEAAVTIGSTEMYGGTEQASQLPLPSDNELASQVVQSLQEEGPQTAQDSGTHRLPQDLFSISSSPLSPSTSPNNLGDPRTPWRAAICRIKVVDDLLSVFMDCSIMEFNLKIKFVNENAIDDAGVSREAYSAFWEQFLEQCEGETERVPRLRPDFCEAEWQAVGRIWVKGLLDHGVMPVRLSKAFVLACIHGIDSVDRDILISSFLNYLPPIERSAVEKGLQGTMEESDEEDLLDIFTRMGSHCLPPKNILQPSIETMAHKALLQEPKYILDCFATILHLVHYKLPDKESVLSLYDSKKATGKRVLQLLETTKTVLSQGEQATFNYLQRYVKNADQTKAEKILRFWTGSSVICVDKILVCFNGESGLNRRPVAHTCGATLEVRCTYSSYPEFRTEFDNILSSNHLEMDIL
- the LOC127612615 gene encoding uncharacterized protein LOC127612615, giving the protein MERVQPFVSLIEFYFEIGLKYKDIKSVLDVKYGFQISERHLKRVLNQRGLFRRKTFNDLAVLVDFIRNQLQHSGQLHGYRWMYSKCREYGLLVRKEDVRLVLKELDPRGVSLRQARRLRRRNYFSKGPNFIWHMDSYDKLKPFGICINGAIDGFSRKIMWLNAYITSSDPKLIGGYYIDVVHRLGGCPRIVRADLGTENGHVKGFQRFLVPIPPGSTLDSYLDGASTANQRIEYWWRFLRSQCMEFWLSLFTDLRDNGFFDGGFLDKNILQFCCMGLIQDELDDTALVWNSHLIRPSKNMNVPSGRPNVMYTLPELYGTTDFLSPVDNEQVQLCKSQCVFRLTMPCDPDVFALCAFLMAQSDLMPPKDPFQAVNLYLHLREALTATL
- the LOC127612607 gene encoding uncharacterized protein LOC127612607, with protein sequence MESICYDTFEEADTVVWDPDDSLVIIDQDEAAVTIGSTEMYGGTEQASQLPLPSDNELASQVVQSLQEEGPQTAQDSGTHRLPQDLFSISSSPLSPSTSPNNLGDPRTPWRAAICRIKVVDDLLSVFMDCSIMEFNLKIKFVNENAIDDAGVSREAYSAFWEQFLEQCEGETERVPRLRPDFCEAEWQAVGRIWVKGLLDHGVMPVRLSKAFVLACIHGIDSVDRDILISSFLNYLPPIERSAVEKGLQGTMEESDEEDLLDIFTRMGSHCLPPKNILQPSIETMAHKALLQEPKYILDCFATILHLVHYKLPDKESVLSLYDSKKATGKRVLQLLETTKTVLSQGEQATFNYLQRYVKNADQTKAEKILRFWTGSSVICVDKILVCFNGESGLNRRPVAHTCGATLEVRCTYSSYPEFRTEFDNILSSNHLEMDIL